The following are encoded in a window of Gramella sp. MT6 genomic DNA:
- a CDS encoding RagB/SusD family nutrient uptake outer membrane protein, with amino-acid sequence MGFVMLVGCTEEFLDETEEYVIDSENYFNSEQEYYNALIGAYDILQSTYVNVILGEIASDNTLSGGESATDVIGWQQVDEMTHTEVNDNLDDVWDWNFAGVQRANYILEFKDKTEFEGKDRIIAEARFLRAYFTFELVKWFGPIPLNGDQRFQLGDEQSIPRAPVSEVYAQIESDLQFAIDNLDYTAPQVGRATKGSAQALLGKAYLYQEKFQQAADVLTNLIDSGEYHLYGTVGDEEYTNLFEQVGENSPESVFEVQYTGEEGAGFDCLQCSEGNVAVGFQGIRNYTGPVFESGFSFNVPVEEVYNLFDENDIRRDYSILDIEAWAEETGATYVEGYKHTGYFNRKYLPRQNDNVGDANLTQPNNYRAIRYADVLLMAAEALSRGGINDQLALEYLNDVRNRAGLDDLNVTGAALTDAIFAERRLELVGEGHRFFDLVRTGRAAAAIDGFTPNKNELFPIPLEEIEFSQGNWEQNPGY; translated from the coding sequence ATGGGGTTCGTTATGCTAGTAGGGTGTACCGAAGAGTTCCTAGATGAAACCGAAGAGTATGTTATAGATTCAGAAAATTATTTTAATTCTGAACAGGAATATTATAATGCCCTGATTGGAGCTTATGATATTTTGCAATCAACTTATGTGAATGTTATCCTTGGAGAAATTGCTTCAGATAACACTCTAAGTGGTGGTGAGAGTGCTACAGACGTAATTGGCTGGCAGCAGGTAGACGAAATGACCCATACCGAAGTTAACGATAATCTTGATGATGTTTGGGACTGGAATTTCGCTGGTGTTCAAAGAGCCAACTACATTCTTGAATTTAAGGATAAGACCGAATTTGAAGGTAAGGACAGGATAATTGCTGAAGCGAGATTCCTTAGAGCTTATTTCACTTTTGAACTGGTAAAATGGTTTGGTCCTATTCCGTTGAACGGAGACCAGCGTTTTCAGCTTGGTGATGAGCAAAGTATTCCTAGAGCTCCTGTGAGCGAGGTTTATGCCCAGATCGAATCAGATCTTCAGTTTGCCATAGACAACCTTGATTACACAGCTCCTCAAGTTGGTAGAGCTACCAAAGGTTCTGCACAGGCTTTATTAGGAAAAGCATACCTATATCAGGAAAAATTTCAGCAGGCGGCAGATGTGCTAACAAATCTTATCGACAGTGGTGAATATCACCTTTACGGAACTGTGGGAGATGAGGAGTATACTAACCTTTTCGAGCAGGTTGGAGAAAATAGTCCGGAATCTGTTTTCGAAGTTCAATATACTGGAGAAGAAGGAGCAGGATTTGATTGTCTTCAGTGTAGTGAAGGGAACGTTGCTGTAGGATTTCAGGGTATCAGAAACTATACCGGGCCTGTTTTTGAGTCAGGATTTAGTTTTAACGTACCTGTAGAGGAAGTTTATAACCTTTTTGATGAAAACGATATAAGAAGAGATTATTCTATTCTTGATATCGAAGCATGGGCTGAAGAGACCGGTGCCACTTATGTTGAAGGATACAAACACACGGGGTATTTCAACCGTAAATACCTTCCAAGACAAAATGATAACGTTGGAGATGCCAACTTAACTCAGCCAAATAATTACCGTGCAATTAGATATGCCGATGTATTGTTAATGGCTGCGGAAGCACTTAGTAGAGGAGGGATCAACGATCAGCTTGCACTGGAATATCTTAACGATGTTCGCAATCGTGCCGGATTAGACGATCTAAACGTAACTGGAGCAGCACTTACTGATGCGATCTTTGCTGAAAGAAGGCTGGAACTAGTTGGGGAAGGTCATAGATTCTTCGACCTGGTTAGAACCGGAAGAGCAGCAGCTGCGATAGACGGATTTACTCCTAATAAGAACGAACTTTTTCCAATACCACTTGAAGAGATTGAATTCTCTCAAGGAAACTGGGAACAAAATCCTGGATACTAA